One segment of Micromonospora parathelypteridis DNA contains the following:
- a CDS encoding MFS transporter, which translates to MTNTVPTPESTIARPRPIKASASAVATTVACVLPVFLLGGLAVQMGADLSFSPAGLGLAVAVYFGVSALASVPSGRLVERYGPALMARCGIVLAAGSMLAVAALARSYPVLVGLLALSATANALGQLASNTALAQHVPARRQGLSFGIKQAAIPVSTLLAGVAVPTIALTVGWRWAFVAAAVAALTTLPAVPRQLPGLARRAGASRAGRATTALVVIGAAATLASAAANALGTFLVDSAAARGLSPGLAGLTLTLGSAVCVAARVGAGWLADRRDTGHVALIAAMLVVGAAGLGLLALTGPVPLMVGVVLGFGLGWAWPGLMNFAVVRLHPQSPAAATSITQTGVYAGGCLGPLSLGPLAAHLGYPAMWTTAAVAMLLAAALMLVGSRLLTRVSAGASQGVDQLVRSAM; encoded by the coding sequence ATGACCAACACCGTCCCAACCCCCGAGTCGACCATCGCCCGGCCCCGGCCGATCAAGGCGAGCGCCAGCGCAGTCGCCACCACCGTGGCCTGCGTACTGCCCGTCTTCCTGCTCGGTGGTCTCGCCGTGCAGATGGGCGCGGACCTGAGCTTCTCCCCGGCCGGCCTGGGTTTGGCCGTGGCCGTCTACTTCGGGGTCAGCGCGCTGGCCTCGGTGCCCTCCGGCCGCCTGGTCGAGCGGTACGGGCCGGCCCTGATGGCCCGCTGCGGCATCGTGCTGGCCGCCGGGTCGATGCTGGCCGTGGCCGCTCTCGCCCGGTCGTACCCGGTGCTGGTCGGGTTGCTGGCGCTCAGCGCGACGGCGAACGCGCTCGGCCAGTTGGCCAGCAACACCGCGCTGGCCCAGCACGTGCCGGCCCGACGACAGGGGCTCTCGTTCGGCATCAAGCAGGCCGCCATTCCGGTCTCCACCCTGCTGGCCGGCGTGGCGGTGCCCACCATCGCGCTCACCGTCGGCTGGCGCTGGGCGTTCGTGGCCGCCGCCGTCGCCGCGTTGACGACGCTGCCCGCCGTACCCCGGCAGTTGCCCGGCCTGGCGCGGCGGGCTGGCGCCTCGCGCGCGGGTCGGGCGACGACGGCGTTGGTGGTGATCGGCGCGGCGGCGACGCTGGCCTCAGCCGCCGCCAACGCGCTGGGCACCTTCCTGGTGGACTCCGCCGCGGCGCGGGGGCTGTCGCCGGGCCTCGCCGGCCTCACCCTGACCCTGGGCAGCGCGGTCTGCGTGGCGGCCCGGGTGGGTGCTGGCTGGTTGGCCGATCGCCGCGACACCGGTCACGTCGCCCTCATCGCCGCGATGCTGGTCGTCGGCGCGGCCGGCCTGGGCCTGCTCGCGTTGACCGGCCCGGTGCCGCTGATGGTCGGCGTGGTGCTCGGCTTCGGCCTGGGCTGGGCCTGGCCCGGCCTGATGAACTTCGCCGTGGTCCGGCTCCACCCACAGTCACCGGCCGCCGCCACCTCGATCACCCAGACCGGGGTGTACGCGGGCGGCTGTCTCGGCCCGCTGAGCCTCGGCCCACTCGCGGCCCACCTCGGCTACCCCGCCATGTGGACCACCGCAGCGGTGGCGATGCTGCTCGCCGCCGCCCTCATGCTCGTCGGCAGCCGCCTGTTGACCCGCGTATCCGCCGGCGCGAGCCAGGGCGTGGATCAGCTGGTGCGGTCGGCGATGTAG
- a CDS encoding IclR family transcriptional regulator, whose protein sequence is MRDPLAEPSDLIRSVSRALRVLESVGRAPKGLTVKQIARRCELTVATTYHLVRTLAYEGYVIRREDGTYIVGLEVADRYRELVTAFRGPPAVGETLRRAALDTGYSHYLGRFVGGQVALTAVAEGHRSPYLEDLVPGFDEGAHATALGKSLLATLTADQRHRYLREYGMRPFTTATLTTTETFEADLAAGDRRGMQLEMGQFRQGVACAAVLVAPDKDMERRVVLACALPASEMMTSARVVRAKLLTVARSVADGIAADT, encoded by the coding sequence GTGCGCGACCCCTTGGCAGAACCTTCGGACCTGATCCGCAGCGTGTCCCGAGCGCTGCGGGTGCTGGAGTCGGTCGGTCGCGCCCCGAAGGGCCTGACCGTCAAGCAGATCGCCCGGCGGTGCGAGTTGACCGTGGCCACCACCTACCACCTGGTCCGCACGCTCGCCTACGAGGGCTACGTGATCCGTCGCGAGGACGGCACGTACATCGTGGGGCTGGAGGTGGCCGACCGCTACCGGGAGCTGGTGACCGCGTTCCGGGGCCCTCCAGCGGTCGGTGAGACGCTGCGGCGGGCTGCTCTGGACACCGGCTACAGCCACTACCTTGGTCGCTTCGTCGGCGGTCAGGTGGCCCTCACGGCGGTTGCGGAGGGGCACCGCTCGCCGTACCTGGAGGACCTGGTCCCCGGCTTCGACGAGGGGGCGCACGCGACCGCCCTCGGCAAGTCGCTGCTCGCCACTCTCACCGCGGACCAGCGCCACCGCTATCTGCGGGAGTACGGCATGCGCCCATTCACCACGGCCACGCTGACGACCACTGAAACGTTCGAGGCCGACCTGGCCGCCGGTGACCGGCGCGGCATGCAGTTGGAGATGGGGCAGTTCCGCCAGGGGGTGGCCTGCGCGGCGGTGCTCGTCGCGCCGGACAAGGACATGGAACGCCGCGTCGTGCTGGCCTGCGCCTTGCCGGCCAGCGAGATGATGACCTCCGCCCGGGTGGTACGAGCCAAGCTGCTCACCGTGGCCCGCAGCGTCGCCGACGGCATCGCCGCCGACACCTGA
- a CDS encoding PhoX family protein has product MSDRPRLLPLLTGNRHGTRDAMTCLYRCGNACDHPVPNNSDNAYFGDVVNAEVSRRGVVRAGAVGALVLGFGGAAAGALAGAAPAMAAPTTPDVPEAFGFGRPSTGVGNGALTFKPIPPNKLDTLVVPNGYDHAVVIKWGDPVLPGAPEFNLHHQTAAAQSKQFGYNNDFVGVLPLDKQGKRALLVVNHEYTNEDLMFPGFPGLDGLSVEQLRTAMAAHGMSVVELERVAGTGQWKPVDNGRRPYNRRVTALSTKFDLTGPAAGSAWLKTAADPKGRTVVGTLNNCAGGVTPWGTVLSGEENFNQYFVGADAAPAELKPKLDRYGISTASRYPSGSRKWERADERFDLARHPNEAHRFGWIVEIDPFDPESRPRKHTAMGRFKHEGANVIVAKDGHVVAYMGDDERFDYLYKFVSDKKFMKGNSWAARKHNLTLLESGTLYVAKLDQTSAAEIDGSGKLPTDGAFNGRGRWIKLVSGNRSFVDGMTTADVLTFTRLAGDKVGATKMDRPEDVEPSLLTGKVYVALTNNTDRGKADKAAADEANPRNANKHGQILELVEDRNDNAAETFAWSLPIVCGDPTDSSTFFAGYDKTKVSPISCPDNVAFDATGNLWISTDGNALGSNDGLFATALEGPERGHLKQFLTVPLGAETCGPFITGDNRSVFVAVQHPGEITGASVENPASNWPDGDYAKPGVVVTWRLDGGPVGS; this is encoded by the coding sequence ATGAGCGACCGTCCCCGGCTGCTCCCCCTGTTGACCGGCAACCGTCACGGCACCCGTGACGCCATGACCTGCCTGTACCGCTGCGGAAACGCCTGTGACCACCCGGTCCCGAACAACTCCGACAACGCGTACTTCGGAGACGTGGTGAACGCGGAGGTCTCGCGGCGCGGCGTGGTCCGGGCCGGCGCGGTCGGCGCGTTGGTCCTCGGCTTCGGCGGCGCGGCAGCCGGCGCGCTGGCCGGGGCGGCCCCCGCCATGGCGGCCCCCACCACCCCGGACGTCCCGGAGGCCTTCGGTTTCGGTCGTCCCAGCACCGGTGTCGGCAACGGCGCGCTCACCTTCAAGCCGATCCCGCCGAACAAGCTGGACACCCTGGTCGTTCCGAACGGCTACGACCACGCCGTGGTGATCAAGTGGGGTGACCCGGTGCTGCCGGGCGCGCCGGAGTTCAACCTGCACCACCAGACCGCTGCGGCGCAGTCCAAGCAGTTCGGTTACAACAACGACTTCGTGGGCGTGCTGCCGCTGGACAAGCAGGGCAAGCGGGCGCTGCTCGTGGTCAACCACGAGTACACCAACGAAGACCTGATGTTCCCCGGCTTCCCCGGCCTGGACGGGCTCTCCGTGGAGCAGCTGCGCACCGCCATGGCCGCGCACGGCATGTCCGTGGTCGAGTTGGAGCGGGTCGCGGGCACCGGGCAGTGGAAGCCGGTCGACAACGGCCGCCGGCCGTACAACCGGCGGGTCACCGCGCTCAGCACCAAGTTCGACCTGACCGGCCCGGCCGCTGGCTCGGCCTGGCTGAAGACCGCCGCCGACCCCAAGGGTCGTACGGTCGTCGGCACGCTGAACAACTGCGCCGGTGGCGTGACCCCGTGGGGCACTGTGCTCTCCGGCGAGGAGAACTTCAACCAGTACTTCGTCGGTGCGGACGCCGCCCCGGCCGAGCTGAAGCCGAAGCTGGACCGGTACGGCATCAGCACCGCCAGCCGCTACCCCAGCGGCAGCCGCAAGTGGGAGCGTGCCGACGAGCGCTTCGATCTGGCCAGGCACCCCAACGAGGCGCACCGGTTCGGTTGGATCGTCGAGATCGACCCGTTCGACCCGGAGAGCCGCCCGCGTAAGCACACCGCGATGGGCCGGTTCAAGCACGAGGGCGCGAACGTGATCGTCGCGAAGGACGGTCACGTGGTCGCGTACATGGGCGACGACGAGCGGTTCGACTACCTCTACAAGTTCGTCTCGGACAAGAAGTTCATGAAGGGCAACTCCTGGGCTGCCCGCAAGCACAACCTGACCCTGCTGGAGTCCGGCACGCTCTACGTGGCGAAGCTCGACCAGACCAGCGCCGCCGAGATCGACGGCTCGGGCAAGCTCCCCACCGATGGCGCGTTCAACGGCCGCGGTCGCTGGATCAAGCTGGTCAGCGGCAACCGGTCGTTCGTCGACGGGATGACCACCGCGGACGTGCTCACCTTCACCCGGCTCGCCGGCGACAAGGTCGGCGCGACCAAGATGGACCGCCCCGAGGACGTCGAGCCGAGCCTGCTCACCGGCAAGGTGTACGTGGCACTGACCAACAACACCGACCGTGGCAAGGCCGACAAGGCAGCCGCCGACGAGGCCAACCCGCGCAACGCCAACAAGCACGGGCAGATCCTGGAGCTGGTCGAGGATCGCAACGACAACGCCGCCGAGACCTTCGCCTGGTCACTGCCGATCGTCTGCGGCGACCCGACCGACTCGTCGACCTTCTTCGCCGGGTACGACAAGACCAAGGTCTCCCCGATCTCCTGCCCGGACAACGTCGCCTTCGACGCCACCGGCAACCTGTGGATCTCCACCGACGGCAACGCGCTGGGCAGCAACGACGGCTTGTTCGCCACCGCTCTGGAGGGCCCGGAGCGGGGTCACCTCAAGCAGTTCCTGACCGTGCCGCTCGGAGCGGAGACCTGCGGGCCGTTCATCACCGGCGACAACCGCTCGGTCTTCGTCGCGGTACAGCACCCGGGTGAGATCACCGGCGCCTCGGTGGAGAACCCGGCCTCGAACTGGCCCGACGGCGACTACGCCAAGCCGGGCGTGGTGGTCACCTGGCGCCTCGACGGCGGCCCGGTGGGGAGCTGA
- a CDS encoding sigma-70 family RNA polymerase sigma factor, producing the protein MSDHDAQLLRALHDEHAEALYAHALRLVNGDRQRAEDLVQETLLRAWRHPESLDPRRGSVRSWLFTTARNLAIDAWRRRSTRVGEVFTDDLPEPPEVIDEAERAVEAWTVAEALNRLSPTHREVLVECFYQGRSVAEAASRLGVPPGTVKSRTHYALRSLRLVLAEMGVTG; encoded by the coding sequence ATCAGCGACCACGACGCCCAACTGCTGCGCGCGCTGCACGACGAGCACGCGGAGGCGCTGTACGCCCATGCCCTGCGGCTGGTGAACGGGGACCGGCAGCGAGCCGAGGACCTGGTGCAGGAGACACTGCTGCGGGCCTGGCGACACCCGGAGTCACTGGACCCACGACGCGGCTCGGTACGGTCCTGGCTCTTCACCACCGCCCGCAACCTGGCCATCGACGCCTGGCGGCGGCGGTCCACCCGGGTCGGCGAGGTGTTCACCGACGACCTGCCCGAACCGCCCGAGGTGATCGACGAGGCCGAGCGGGCGGTGGAGGCGTGGACCGTCGCCGAGGCGCTGAACCGGCTCAGTCCGACCCACCGGGAAGTGCTGGTGGAGTGCTTCTACCAGGGGCGGTCGGTGGCCGAGGCGGCGTCCCGCCTGGGCGTACCACCAGGGACCGTGAAGTCCCGCACCCACTACGCGCTGCGGTCTCTACGGTTGGTCCTGGCTGAGATGGGAGTGACGGGATGA
- a CDS encoding anti-sigma factor family protein, with protein sequence MTRCEFAHDDGAYVLGALAPADRAAYERHLGGCDSCREAVAEIAVLPGLLGRLDPAGLEQILPPPAPPRVPALLEEARRRRRRERAADRRRYALTTLAAAGLALMVGVGAAVVLPGPTGPSGPPGAQGSTPAPQVSMVAMRPASAEGPVHADIGLTGTEWGTEVTMRCGYDARTSYGKAYPFRLVARGPNGASEQIGSWLAAPGDALQFTGATRFTDAELVSVELQRADGTPILTYAVP encoded by the coding sequence ATGACCCGGTGCGAGTTCGCGCACGACGATGGCGCGTACGTGCTGGGTGCCCTGGCCCCCGCCGATCGGGCGGCCTACGAGCGGCACCTTGGCGGCTGCGACTCGTGCCGGGAGGCGGTCGCCGAGATCGCCGTCCTGCCCGGGTTGCTCGGGCGTCTCGATCCGGCAGGTTTGGAGCAGATCCTGCCGCCGCCAGCCCCACCCCGGGTGCCGGCGCTGCTGGAGGAGGCCCGGCGTCGCCGGCGTCGGGAACGCGCCGCGGACCGGCGCCGGTACGCGCTGACCACGCTGGCCGCCGCCGGGCTGGCCCTGATGGTCGGCGTGGGCGCCGCCGTGGTGCTGCCCGGGCCCACCGGCCCGTCCGGCCCTCCGGGGGCGCAGGGCAGCACGCCTGCGCCGCAGGTGTCGATGGTCGCCATGCGCCCGGCGTCGGCCGAAGGGCCGGTGCACGCCGACATCGGACTCACCGGCACCGAGTGGGGCACCGAGGTGACCATGCGCTGCGGGTACGACGCGCGGACGAGCTACGGCAAGGCGTACCCGTTCCGGCTGGTGGCTCGCGGCCCGAACGGCGCCAGCGAGCAGATCGGTTCCTGGCTGGCCGCACCGGGCGACGCACTCCAGTTCACCGGTGCCACGAGGTTCACCGACGCAGAGCTGGTCAGCGTGGAACTCCAACGAGCCGACGGCACCCCCATCCTGACCTACGCCGTCCCCTGA